The sequence GACAGTCTCGGCCCGTCATTGGTCCGGGTAGCGTTAGTCCTGGTCATTTCATCTCTCCTTGGGAAAATTAGTCAAACGATTTCTCAGGTTTGTAAAAGAATGTGACATTCTTTCGCGGATATTCTACTTTCCAGCCGTACTGGACTGCAATCCAGTCCATCGTCTCCTGTTTGTAAAAACAAACGTGTGTTGGCTCACGATGATACCACCAATTGGCAAAATCCTCATCCGACTCTAGCATTTCTGTCATGATTCCCAACCACCCATTACACCGGAGCAGTCGGTTAAACCGATGGAATTCCTTTGCGGGCTGGTAGAAATGCTCGACCGTTTCGGTGCAGGTGATAAAATCGTATGTCTGCTCAAGGGGACGGGTATCGGGTGCGAAGTAGGGATCATAAATTTCCATGGGAAACCCCGCCTCTTCAAGCATAACCGAAAGCGTGGGTCCCGGGCCTGAACCGAAATCGAGCCCCTTTGCTCCAGGAGGTAGTTTGGACGTCAGATGGTCAGTTAATCGGCTAAGAAACTGCCGATAGCGGCAATCTTCTGGGTTGTTCTCGTGCAACAGGTACCGGGCAAGCTC comes from Candidatus Poribacteria bacterium and encodes:
- a CDS encoding class I SAM-dependent methyltransferase; the protein is MREFAVVDSKTYWRCDVCYLTFLSSESYLSPDDELARYLLHENNPEDCRYRQFLSRLTDHLTSKLPPGAKGLDFGSGPGPTLSVMLEEAGFPMEIYDPYFAPDTRPLEQTYDFITCTETVEHFYQPAKEFHRFNRLLRCNGWLGIMTEMLESDEDFANWWYHREPTHVCFYKQETMDWIAVQYGWKVEYPRKNVTFFYKPEKSFD